Proteins from one Salinispora arenicola genomic window:
- a CDS encoding WD40/YVTN/BNR-like repeat-containing protein translates to MKRRRRHLLAGLAVAALVATTGVAGIHLAGTEVPAAAAAAGDGELPNALGAHLERLRRSVPGNDGMSPDGPGGAAEQEFLKRAYPASDVSIAETDRSKAAYAAAERRFRGGQRWTNVGPSEALYPFTEYRNSFSYVPNEYVAGGRVTSLDISPGCNRWLCRAYATPSGGGVWGTLNILAAEPRWFYLGGPLGINAAGSVKIDRNDRTGLTIYVGTGEANICGSGCVAGVGLYRSTNGGLTWQGPLGKDVLAGKGIAEITIEPDNPKTMYVATTTALRGMSSSCCTGVTRPVPDAEKWGLYKTTDGGKNWNFIHNGSAAATDCTGDAAEFANSGVCSPRGVRYVKLDPKDSDVVYASSYGRGIWRSPDGGATWAQIKPSLNPDLFQTRAAIDVTALPNGKTRMYVYEGNFGNPYSRLLRSDDVASGTPTFTDLTSSNPADPGFATYNQCTGQCWYDMFVHTPPGHPDIVYTGGSYSYGETVAHKRAVILSTDAGVSGTDMTFDGTDELHPNGLHPDQHAIVTNPRDPYQFFEANDGGIMRSSGEFVDRSAWCDDPNRNLTTQAQQDRCKQMLSRIPSKLEGVNKGMNTLQFISLSVSPHDVNLLQGGTQDNGTWENKGERRRWVNTMIGDGGASGFDVGKPEFRFHTFFNATPEVNFNSGDIADWIWTADPIFGHAGTLFYAPVISDPKVSGTMFAGTGRTVYRTKTFGLGDRSIEEANRICNTWTGTFEEQCGDWAELGATPLTDAAWGDRAGGAVSVVQRVDTDSSTAYAATSTGRVFVSHNVDAEPAAAVNWTRIDNSDTPNRFVTSVHIDPADPDRAWVSYSGFNSNTPDTVGHAFEVTTAGTTATWTDRSYDFGDQPITDLVRDDVTGDLYAATDFGVLRLSKGQTSWAKAAWGMPNVEVAGLTIVPGERILYAASHGLGAWQLKLK, encoded by the coding sequence GTGAAGCGCAGACGTCGCCATCTACTCGCAGGACTAGCGGTCGCTGCACTCGTAGCGACGACGGGGGTCGCCGGCATCCACCTCGCCGGCACCGAAGTGCCCGCCGCCGCGGCAGCGGCCGGGGACGGCGAACTCCCGAACGCCCTCGGGGCCCACCTGGAACGGCTGCGTCGGTCGGTGCCGGGCAACGACGGCATGTCGCCGGACGGTCCGGGTGGCGCCGCGGAGCAGGAGTTCCTGAAGCGGGCGTACCCGGCCAGCGACGTCAGCATCGCCGAGACCGACCGCTCCAAGGCGGCGTACGCGGCGGCGGAGCGCCGGTTCCGGGGCGGTCAACGGTGGACCAACGTCGGGCCGAGTGAGGCGCTGTACCCGTTCACCGAGTACCGCAACTCCTTCAGCTACGTACCCAACGAGTACGTCGCCGGCGGCCGGGTGACCTCTCTCGACATCAGCCCCGGCTGCAACCGGTGGCTCTGCCGGGCCTACGCCACCCCGTCCGGCGGTGGGGTCTGGGGCACCCTCAACATCCTCGCCGCCGAGCCGAGGTGGTTCTACCTGGGTGGCCCGCTCGGCATCAACGCTGCCGGCTCGGTCAAGATCGACCGAAACGACCGGACCGGGCTCACCATCTACGTCGGCACCGGTGAGGCGAACATCTGTGGCTCTGGCTGTGTCGCCGGCGTCGGCCTCTACCGGTCCACCAACGGCGGCCTGACCTGGCAGGGCCCGCTCGGCAAGGATGTACTCGCCGGCAAGGGCATCGCCGAGATCACCATCGAGCCGGACAACCCGAAGACCATGTACGTCGCCACGACCACCGCGCTGCGCGGCATGTCCAGCTCCTGCTGCACGGGCGTGACCCGGCCGGTGCCCGACGCGGAGAAGTGGGGCCTCTACAAGACCACCGACGGCGGCAAGAACTGGAACTTCATCCACAACGGCTCGGCCGCCGCCACCGACTGCACCGGCGACGCCGCGGAGTTCGCCAACAGTGGGGTCTGTTCGCCACGCGGCGTCCGCTACGTCAAGCTCGACCCGAAGGACTCCGACGTCGTGTACGCGTCGTCGTACGGCCGCGGCATCTGGCGTTCTCCCGACGGTGGAGCCACCTGGGCGCAGATCAAACCGTCGCTCAACCCGGACCTGTTCCAGACCCGGGCCGCCATCGACGTCACCGCCCTGCCCAACGGCAAGACCCGGATGTACGTCTACGAGGGTAACTTCGGTAACCCGTACTCGCGCCTGCTGCGCAGCGACGACGTGGCCAGCGGAACCCCCACCTTCACCGACCTGACCAGCTCCAACCCGGCTGATCCGGGCTTCGCCACCTACAACCAGTGCACCGGCCAGTGCTGGTACGACATGTTCGTGCACACCCCGCCCGGTCATCCGGACATCGTCTACACCGGTGGCTCCTACTCCTACGGTGAGACCGTCGCGCACAAGCGGGCCGTCATCCTCTCCACCGACGCCGGGGTCAGCGGCACCGACATGACCTTCGACGGCACCGACGAACTGCACCCGAACGGTCTGCACCCGGACCAGCACGCGATCGTCACCAACCCACGTGACCCGTACCAGTTCTTCGAGGCCAACGACGGCGGGATCATGCGGTCCAGCGGTGAGTTCGTCGATCGGTCCGCCTGGTGTGACGACCCGAACCGCAACCTGACGACGCAGGCCCAGCAGGACCGCTGCAAGCAGATGCTCTCCCGGATCCCCTCCAAACTGGAGGGTGTCAACAAGGGCATGAACACGTTGCAGTTCATCAGTCTGTCGGTCAGCCCGCACGACGTGAACCTGCTGCAGGGGGGCACGCAGGACAACGGCACCTGGGAGAACAAGGGTGAGCGGCGGCGCTGGGTGAACACGATGATCGGTGACGGAGGCGCGTCCGGTTTCGACGTCGGCAAGCCCGAGTTCCGCTTCCACACCTTCTTCAACGCGACACCCGAGGTGAACTTCAACAGCGGCGACATCGCCGACTGGATCTGGACGGCGGACCCGATCTTCGGTCACGCGGGCACCCTGTTCTACGCCCCGGTCATCAGCGACCCGAAGGTCAGCGGCACGATGTTCGCCGGCACCGGCCGCACGGTCTACCGGACGAAGACCTTCGGTCTGGGCGACCGGAGCATCGAGGAGGCCAACCGGATCTGCAACACCTGGACCGGTACGTTCGAGGAGCAGTGCGGGGACTGGGCGGAACTGGGCGCCACACCGCTCACCGACGCGGCATGGGGGGACCGGGCCGGCGGCGCGGTCTCGGTGGTCCAGCGGGTCGACACCGACTCCTCGACGGCGTACGCGGCCACCAGCACGGGGCGGGTCTTCGTCAGCCACAACGTGGACGCCGAGCCGGCAGCTGCGGTGAACTGGACCCGGATCGACAACTCGGACACCCCGAACCGGTTCGTCACCAGCGTCCACATCGACCCGGCCGACCCGGACCGGGCATGGGTGTCCTACAGCGGCTTCAACTCGAACACGCCGGACACCGTCGGGCACGCGTTCGAGGTGACGACCGCCGGTACGACGGCGACCTGGACCGACCGCTCGTACGACTTCGGCGACCAGCCGATCACCGACCTGGTTCGGGACGACGTCACCGGTGACCTGTACGCGGCAACGGACTTCGGCGTGTTGCGGCTGTCCAAGGGCCAGACCAGCTGGGCCAAGGCAGCCTGGGGCATGCCGAACGTCGAGGTCGCCGGGCTCACTATCGTGCCGGGCGAGCGGATCCTCTACGCGGCCTCGCACGGTCTCGGTGCTTGGCAGCTCAAACTGAAGTAG
- a CDS encoding lycopene cyclase family protein produces MPTAPPVDVDLALVGGGGAGSLVLAALDRCGVRGLRVAVVDPVRRRGQDRTWAFWGRPDDGLDSLLAASWSQVEVATPGRRRVLDLAPLRYAMLRSAAVYDQAATAEHRLGAVRVAAPARAVEDDGDRVTIRAGGATVRASWVLDSRPRPPRRVGRTNWLQHFRGWWLEADRPLFDPGRAVLMDFRTPQPARGVSFGYLLPVTDRYALVEYTEFTPGLLTDAGYDAALAGYRDQLGLDPGRLRVREVENGVIPMTDGRFDLRPSPRVVRLGTAGGATRPSTGFTFAAMYRQAGQIAEALAAGRAPVPAPAYPRRHRWLDAVALRALDRGGVGGPDFFDRLFDRNPAERVLRFLDGTTSPAEEVALMGTTRLSPMVAATVGDAAARLRDRVVPWRRPTTWQIPPPVTGATRRSPPQR; encoded by the coding sequence GTGCCCACCGCCCCACCGGTCGACGTCGACCTCGCCCTGGTCGGTGGCGGCGGCGCGGGGTCACTCGTGCTCGCCGCCCTGGATCGGTGCGGCGTGCGCGGTCTGCGGGTGGCGGTGGTCGATCCGGTGCGTCGTCGCGGACAGGACCGGACCTGGGCGTTCTGGGGCCGTCCCGACGACGGGCTCGATTCACTGTTGGCGGCGAGCTGGTCACAGGTGGAGGTGGCGACACCTGGGCGACGCCGCGTGCTCGACCTCGCCCCGCTGCGGTACGCGATGCTGCGCTCGGCCGCGGTCTACGACCAGGCCGCCACCGCCGAGCACCGCCTCGGCGCGGTCCGCGTCGCCGCCCCGGCCCGAGCTGTCGAGGACGATGGTGACCGGGTGACGATCCGCGCCGGCGGGGCGACTGTGCGTGCGTCCTGGGTCCTCGACTCCCGGCCCCGGCCGCCCCGCCGGGTCGGGCGCACCAACTGGCTGCAACACTTCCGCGGCTGGTGGCTCGAGGCCGACCGGCCGCTGTTCGACCCGGGTCGGGCGGTGCTGATGGATTTCCGCACCCCGCAGCCGGCACGGGGCGTGTCGTTCGGGTACCTGTTGCCGGTCACCGACCGGTACGCGCTGGTCGAGTACACCGAGTTCACTCCCGGCCTGCTCACCGACGCCGGCTACGACGCGGCGTTGGCTGGGTACCGGGACCAACTCGGGCTGGACCCGGGCCGGCTGAGGGTGCGGGAGGTGGAGAACGGGGTGATCCCGATGACCGATGGCCGGTTCGACCTGCGGCCGTCGCCCCGGGTGGTCCGTCTCGGTACCGCCGGTGGTGCCACCCGACCCTCCACCGGCTTCACGTTCGCCGCCATGTACCGGCAGGCGGGGCAGATCGCCGAGGCGCTCGCCGCCGGGCGGGCGCCGGTCCCGGCGCCCGCGTACCCCCGCCGACACCGGTGGCTGGACGCGGTCGCGCTGCGGGCACTGGACCGCGGTGGGGTGGGCGGTCCGGACTTCTTCGATCGGCTCTTCGACCGCAATCCGGCCGAGCGGGTACTGCGCTTCCTTGACGGGACCACCAGCCCGGCCGAGGAGGTGGCGCTGATGGGCACCACCCGGCTATCGCCGATGGTCGCCGCCACCGTCGGTGACGCCGCCGCCCGGCTGCGGGACCGGGTCGTGCCGTGGCGGCGTCCCACCACCTGGCAGATACCGCCGCCGGTGACCGGCGCGACGCGGCGCTCCCCGCCGCAGAGGTGA
- a CDS encoding carbohydrate ABC transporter permease has translation MGGRWRGPPPLSGMVNRVWRALGAVFVLLVFVPPLLLLVSGSLTEPGLPPSPTPQLIPDPVSTAGYRQALEIGGVLRAALNSLLVAAVAVPLGVVVAALAGFALARLAPRGTAVVVVASLVALMVPATALLVPRFTIFRALGLTDTLVPLIAPALLGTSPLYVLVYYLAFRALPRDLYDACLVEDMTPMGIWWRVALPLVRPVTAAITALTFVLTWSNFLDPLIYVYDRDLFTLPLALRSLSVLDPTNFPVFLAGAVLATVPAVLVFGFAQRRFFHHDDKTGRDRP, from the coding sequence GTGGGGGGCCGCTGGCGCGGCCCCCCACCGCTGTCCGGGATGGTCAACCGGGTCTGGCGTGCCCTGGGCGCGGTGTTCGTGCTGCTCGTGTTCGTCCCACCGCTACTGCTGCTGGTCTCCGGCTCACTCACCGAGCCCGGCCTGCCGCCGTCCCCGACGCCACAGCTGATTCCCGATCCGGTGTCCACGGCCGGTTACCGCCAGGCCCTGGAGATCGGCGGTGTGCTCCGCGCCGCGCTCAACTCACTGCTGGTCGCGGCCGTTGCCGTGCCGCTGGGTGTGGTGGTCGCCGCGCTGGCCGGCTTCGCGCTGGCCCGGCTCGCACCGCGGGGCACCGCTGTCGTCGTCGTGGCATCCCTGGTGGCCCTGATGGTGCCGGCCACCGCGTTGCTGGTGCCGCGGTTCACGATCTTTCGCGCGCTCGGGCTGACCGATACGCTGGTGCCCTTGATCGCTCCGGCGTTGTTGGGTACTTCCCCGCTCTACGTCCTGGTCTACTACCTGGCCTTCCGGGCACTGCCGCGGGACCTCTACGACGCCTGCCTGGTGGAGGACATGACCCCGATGGGCATCTGGTGGCGGGTCGCCCTCCCGCTGGTCCGGCCGGTCACCGCCGCGATCACCGCCCTCACCTTCGTGCTGACCTGGTCGAACTTCCTCGATCCACTGATCTACGTGTACGACCGTGACCTGTTCACCCTGCCCTTGGCGCTGCGCTCGCTGTCGGTGCTGGACCCGACCAACTTCCCGGTGTTCCTGGCGGGTGCGGTCCTGGCCACCGTGCCGGCCGTGCTGGTCTTCGGGTTCGCCCAGCGCCGCTTTTTCCACCACGACGACAAGACGGGACGGGACCGGCCATGA
- a CDS encoding ABC transporter ATP-binding protein, which translates to MNDAGLTLDEVSAAYRGVAVLHRMRLTAARGELLVVLGPSGAGKSTVLRVVAGLEPVTAGRVRIAGRDVTRDRPGRRNVSMVFQSYALFPHLTVAENIAFGLVVRDVPKAVARERTRAAAEQVGAAHLLTRRPGQLSGGERQRVALARALVREPDVFLLDEPLSNLDLALRVQMRAELRALHDRLGATMVHVTHDQTEALVLADRIAVLRDGRVEQVGTPDEIWHAPATRFVARFVGSPAMNVLPRTGPIHPSGDIPEGVAAGQEIGFRPEAVVLGAVDGAAATVDRVEVVGTDAYAYLTLADGHSVVARVAAADRPARGDAVRVGVRWADTHLFDADTGLRHGRAE; encoded by the coding sequence GTGAACGACGCCGGTCTGACCCTGGACGAGGTGAGTGCCGCCTATCGAGGGGTCGCCGTCCTGCACCGCATGCGGTTGACCGCGGCCCGGGGTGAACTCCTGGTCGTGCTCGGCCCCTCCGGTGCCGGCAAGTCGACGGTGTTGCGGGTGGTGGCCGGCCTGGAGCCGGTCACGGCCGGCCGAGTCCGGATCGCCGGCCGGGACGTTACCCGTGACCGGCCCGGCCGGCGCAACGTGTCGATGGTCTTCCAGTCGTACGCGCTGTTTCCCCATCTGACGGTCGCCGAGAACATCGCGTTCGGCCTTGTCGTGCGTGACGTCCCGAAGGCGGTAGCGCGCGAGCGGACACGTGCTGCCGCCGAGCAGGTCGGCGCGGCCCACCTGCTCACCCGGCGACCCGGGCAGCTCTCCGGCGGGGAGCGACAGCGGGTCGCGCTGGCCCGGGCGCTGGTCCGTGAGCCGGACGTGTTCCTCCTCGACGAACCGCTGTCCAATCTCGACCTTGCCCTCCGGGTGCAGATGCGGGCCGAACTGCGAGCCCTGCACGATCGGCTCGGCGCCACGATGGTGCACGTCACGCACGATCAGACCGAGGCATTGGTGTTGGCGGACCGGATCGCGGTGCTGCGCGATGGCCGGGTGGAGCAGGTCGGCACGCCGGACGAGATCTGGCACGCCCCGGCGACGAGGTTCGTGGCCCGCTTCGTCGGTTCCCCGGCGATGAACGTGCTTCCCCGCACCGGCCCGATCCACCCGTCCGGCGACATCCCTGAGGGGGTGGCTGCCGGACAGGAGATCGGGTTCCGCCCGGAGGCGGTGGTGTTGGGCGCGGTCGACGGCGCGGCGGCGACCGTCGACCGGGTCGAGGTGGTCGGTACGGACGCCTACGCCTACCTCACCCTCGCCGACGGGCACTCGGTGGTTGCCCGGGTGGCCGCCGCCGACCGACCCGCGCGGGGCGATGCGGTCCGGGTCGGGGTCCGTTGGGCCGACACGCACCTCTTCGACGCCGACACCGGGCTCCGGCATGGGCGTGCGGAGTGA
- a CDS encoding pentapeptide repeat-containing protein: MAEVGPEDLRADCSRCVGLCCVAPAFAASADFAVDKPAGQPCPNLRPDFRCGIHADLRNRGFPGCTTFDCFGAGQRVTRNAFGGRNWRNDSTTAQAMFDTFAVVRPLHELLWHLTEALTLDLPASLRVALTEALTDTDQVAGGDPESVRALAVDAHRGRVVPLLSRAGDHARARSGRPGTDLRGAALLGTDLRRTDVRRATLRGAQLVGADLRGVDLTGADLAGADLRGADLRGANLSAALFVHQAQLDAARGDRATRLPPGRSRPDHWAAPASAPVRRRPPARGLGRRR; this comes from the coding sequence ATGGCAGAGGTCGGTCCGGAGGACCTACGCGCCGACTGTTCCCGATGCGTGGGGCTCTGTTGCGTCGCTCCGGCGTTCGCCGCCTCGGCCGACTTCGCGGTCGACAAGCCGGCCGGACAGCCGTGCCCGAACCTGCGCCCGGACTTTCGCTGCGGAATCCACGCCGACCTGCGGAACCGGGGCTTTCCCGGCTGTACCACCTTCGACTGCTTCGGTGCCGGCCAACGCGTGACGCGGAACGCCTTTGGTGGACGAAACTGGCGAAACGACTCAACTACCGCCCAGGCCATGTTCGACACCTTCGCCGTGGTGCGGCCGTTGCACGAACTGCTCTGGCACCTGACCGAGGCACTCACGCTGGATCTGCCCGCATCGCTGCGGGTCGCCCTGACCGAGGCACTCACCGACACCGACCAGGTGGCCGGTGGCGACCCGGAGTCGGTGCGGGCGCTGGCCGTCGACGCGCACCGCGGCAGAGTCGTTCCGCTGCTGTCCCGGGCCGGTGACCATGCCCGTGCCCGCAGTGGCCGGCCCGGCACGGACCTGCGCGGCGCCGCTCTTCTCGGCACCGACCTGCGCCGAACCGACGTACGGCGAGCGACCCTGCGCGGTGCTCAGCTGGTCGGCGCCGACCTTCGGGGGGTCGACCTGACCGGCGCGGATCTGGCGGGTGCCGACCTGCGCGGCGCCGACCTGCGCGGCGCAAATCTGTCGGCTGCCCTCTTCGTGCACCAGGCCCAGTTGGACGCGGCCCGAGGTGACCGGGCCACCCGCCTACCGCCGGGACGCAGCCGACCCGACCACTGGGCCGCGCCTGCATCGGCCCCGGTCCGGCGCCGGCCACCTGCCCGTGGGCTGGGCCGCCGCCGCTGA
- a CDS encoding MFS transporter, with product MISDTTPLRGGPHPGPIASPDRRVRSLAAALYGYAFLRDLVLLYPVYPLLFTDTGLTVWQISTLFVIWSASSIVLEVPSGALADAVSRRLLLCLAPLVTAAGFALWTLVPSYPAFAVGFLLWGVGGALASGALEALVYTGLERLGAASRYARVIGRARTAETLGVLASLVLAAPVLALGGYPALGVASVLACLVAAAVATRLPEHREPAAGPGADPADGEHGWWVSLRGGLAEAHADRTVRAAVLLVAVVAAGWGALDEYLPLLARDVGASGPAVPLLLVLTWVGVAVGGLLAPAGERLGRRGYAGLIGGSAGALAAGALIGHPVGFLLVGVAFCGFQLATVLADVRLQARIVGPARATVTSLAGMATDTTIIACYVGYGLLATVAGNRVAFAVAVAPYLVVALLVAVVRPVRR from the coding sequence ATGATCTCCGACACGACCCCACTGCGAGGTGGCCCGCACCCGGGCCCGATCGCCTCGCCCGACCGGCGGGTCCGGTCACTCGCGGCAGCCCTCTACGGGTACGCGTTCCTGCGCGACCTCGTCCTGCTCTACCCCGTCTACCCGCTGCTGTTCACCGACACCGGTCTGACGGTGTGGCAGATCTCGACCTTGTTCGTCATCTGGTCGGCCAGTTCGATCGTGCTGGAGGTCCCCTCCGGGGCGTTGGCCGACGCCGTCTCCCGGCGGCTGCTGCTCTGCCTCGCGCCGCTGGTGACCGCCGCCGGCTTCGCGCTCTGGACACTCGTGCCGTCGTACCCGGCCTTCGCGGTGGGCTTCCTGCTCTGGGGAGTCGGCGGCGCGCTCGCCTCCGGTGCGTTGGAGGCCCTGGTCTACACCGGCCTGGAGCGGCTCGGCGCGGCCAGCCGGTACGCCCGTGTCATCGGCCGGGCCCGCACCGCGGAAACCCTCGGCGTGTTGGCCTCCCTCGTGTTGGCGGCGCCGGTACTCGCCCTCGGCGGCTACCCCGCTCTCGGCGTGGCGAGCGTCCTGGCCTGCCTGGTGGCCGCCGCCGTCGCCACCCGCCTACCGGAGCACCGCGAGCCGGCCGCCGGGCCGGGCGCCGACCCCGCCGACGGTGAACACGGCTGGTGGGTCTCCCTGCGGGGCGGGCTGGCCGAGGCGCACGCCGACCGGACGGTGCGCGCGGCGGTGCTGCTGGTCGCCGTCGTCGCCGCCGGATGGGGGGCGCTCGACGAGTACCTTCCGCTGTTGGCCCGAGACGTCGGGGCGAGCGGGCCGGCCGTGCCGCTGCTGCTCGTCCTCACCTGGGTCGGTGTCGCCGTCGGCGGCCTGCTCGCCCCGGCGGGGGAGCGGCTGGGCCGCCGCGGGTACGCCGGCCTGATCGGTGGGTCCGCCGGGGCGCTCGCCGCCGGCGCGCTGATCGGTCACCCAGTCGGGTTCCTGCTGGTGGGCGTCGCCTTCTGCGGTTTCCAACTGGCCACTGTGCTCGCCGACGTCCGGCTCCAGGCGCGGATCGTCGGCCCGGCCCGGGCCACCGTCACCTCGCTCGCCGGGATGGCGACCGACACGACGATCATCGCGTGTTACGTCGGGTACGGCCTGCTCGCCACCGTCGCCGGCAACCGGGTCGCGTTCGCGGTGGCGGTGGCGCCCTACCTCGTCGTGGCGCTGCTGGTGGCCGTCGTACGACCGGTCCGCCGATGA
- a CDS encoding carbohydrate ABC transporter permease: MLAPYLVGLVGLVLLPAAVTLALAFTEYDLVNPPKWAGLDNIVELVTDPVFRVSLTNSLVFALVAVPLRVLLALGLALLLHRRSFGGGAVRTAAMLPTVVPEIAYGLLWLWLLNPLYGPINQLLRVGGENGLTVLGRTPPQWLTDSTDARAAIILMSVFTMGETFVVLLAARRALPADVYEVAVLEDATGWDVFRRVTLPLMAPVLALLVVRDLIASLHFSFVPAFVVTDGGPPPYATTYLSLFIYRTGFEYLRYGYAAAATLVMMLLTVAAVVVQWRLFRRYRAFYRL; the protein is encoded by the coding sequence ATGCTGGCGCCGTATCTGGTCGGTCTCGTTGGCCTGGTGTTGCTGCCCGCCGCGGTCACGCTCGCCCTGGCTTTTACCGAGTACGACCTGGTCAATCCGCCGAAATGGGCAGGGTTGGACAACATAGTCGAGTTGGTGACGGATCCGGTGTTTCGGGTGTCGCTGACCAACTCACTGGTGTTCGCCCTGGTGGCCGTACCACTCCGGGTGCTGCTCGCGCTCGGCCTGGCGTTGTTGCTGCACCGCCGGTCGTTCGGGGGCGGCGCCGTACGGACCGCGGCGATGCTGCCGACCGTGGTGCCGGAGATCGCCTACGGCCTGCTCTGGCTCTGGCTTCTCAACCCCCTGTACGGTCCGATCAACCAGTTGCTGCGGGTCGGCGGCGAGAACGGGCTGACCGTTCTCGGCCGTACCCCGCCGCAGTGGCTGACCGATTCCACCGACGCCCGTGCCGCGATCATCCTGATGAGCGTGTTCACTATGGGCGAGACCTTCGTGGTGCTGCTCGCCGCCCGGCGGGCACTGCCGGCGGACGTGTACGAGGTGGCTGTCCTGGAGGACGCGACCGGCTGGGACGTGTTCCGCCGGGTCACCCTGCCGCTGATGGCGCCGGTGCTGGCCCTGCTGGTGGTGCGTGACCTCATCGCCAGCCTGCACTTCTCGTTCGTGCCGGCGTTCGTGGTGACCGACGGCGGGCCACCCCCGTACGCCACCACCTACCTGTCGTTGTTCATCTACCGCACCGGCTTCGAGTACCTGCGGTACGGCTATGCCGCCGCGGCGACGTTGGTGATGATGCTGTTGACGGTGGCGGCGGTGGTGGTGCAGTGGCGGCTGTTCCGGCGCTACCGGGCGTTCTACCGGCTGTGA
- a CDS encoding ABC transporter substrate-binding protein gives MRSSRALLAALLSTVLFATGCGSGLGAASDGTGPVRLLVFGAPEELAAYRTLIEAYGQARPGNEVQLIEASDRKDLLARLATSVAGGAPPDLFLMNYRFYGQFAAKNVVEPLDERIAASEKVDPDDYYPVAMNAFTWGGKQLCLPQNVSSLAVYYNRTLFAKYQVPEPKAGWTWNDMVGTAIAMTRDARGVVVKGTESEGAAVRPAVHGLGVEPSIIRVAPFVWSAGGEIVDDPNRPTRLTLDTPVGREALKNLVDLRQAYGVVPTDEEVEAEDDESRFANGRLAMLMSSRRSTTTFRSITDFEWDVAPLPVYQDQVGVLHSDAYCMTRSAKRKDAAWRFLEFAISAEGQRIIAATGRTVPSHIDVSRSSVFLGPSQPPRSATVFLDTIPTLRTLPTVSTWPEVEDVTAGILENALYRGDRLDDVIRAVDEQTRPLFARGEHG, from the coding sequence ATGAGAAGTTCCAGGGCGCTGCTGGCGGCGCTGCTCTCGACAGTGCTGTTCGCCACCGGCTGCGGATCCGGGCTCGGAGCCGCGTCCGACGGCACGGGGCCGGTGCGACTGCTGGTCTTCGGCGCACCCGAGGAGTTGGCCGCGTACCGCACGCTGATCGAGGCGTACGGTCAGGCGCGGCCCGGGAACGAGGTGCAGCTCATCGAGGCGAGCGACCGCAAGGACCTGCTGGCCCGGCTGGCCACGTCGGTCGCCGGGGGCGCCCCGCCGGACCTGTTCCTGATGAACTATCGCTTCTACGGCCAGTTCGCCGCGAAGAACGTGGTCGAGCCGTTGGACGAGCGCATCGCCGCGTCCGAGAAAGTGGATCCCGACGACTACTACCCGGTGGCGATGAACGCCTTCACCTGGGGCGGCAAACAGCTCTGCCTGCCACAGAACGTGTCCAGTCTCGCCGTCTACTACAACCGCACCCTGTTCGCCAAGTACCAGGTCCCCGAGCCGAAGGCCGGCTGGACCTGGAACGACATGGTCGGTACCGCCATCGCCATGACCCGGGACGCCCGCGGTGTGGTGGTCAAGGGCACCGAGAGCGAGGGCGCCGCCGTCCGGCCAGCCGTACACGGGCTCGGCGTCGAGCCGTCGATCATTCGCGTTGCCCCGTTCGTGTGGTCCGCCGGCGGCGAGATCGTCGACGACCCGAACCGGCCGACCCGGCTCACCCTGGACACCCCGGTCGGACGGGAGGCACTGAAGAACCTGGTCGACCTACGGCAGGCGTACGGCGTGGTGCCCACGGACGAGGAGGTCGAGGCCGAGGATGACGAGTCCCGCTTCGCCAACGGCCGACTCGCCATGCTGATGTCCTCGCGGCGCTCCACCACCACCTTCCGCTCGATCACTGACTTCGAGTGGGACGTCGCCCCGCTGCCGGTCTACCAGGACCAGGTCGGGGTGCTGCACTCGGACGCGTACTGCATGACCCGGAGCGCGAAGCGTAAGGACGCGGCATGGCGGTTCCTGGAGTTCGCCATCTCCGCGGAAGGACAGCGGATCATCGCCGCCACCGGGCGGACGGTACCGTCGCACATCGACGTCTCGCGCTCCTCGGTGTTCCTCGGCCCGTCCCAGCCGCCGCGCAGCGCGACGGTCTTCCTCGACACGATTCCCACCCTCCGGACACTGCCGACCGTCTCCACCTGGCCCGAAGTCGAGGATGTGACCGCCGGGATCCTGGAGAACGCGCTGTACCGGGGCGACCGGTTGGACGATGTCATCCGCGCCGTCGATGAGCAGACCCGCCCGCTATTCGCCCGTGGTGAGCACGGGTGA